A stretch of DNA from Montipora foliosa isolate CH-2021 chromosome 4, ASM3666993v2, whole genome shotgun sequence:
AATCGTGCTCGTAATTTCAAATCACTCTCACGATTATTCactgaattgtactccacttGGTCCAATTACTATTACAAATTGGCGAAAGGTGATTAATTTCAATGGcgcaatcattcattcattcatttgtgCATCCATTttttcactcactcactcattctTGATTCAATCGCTCAATCGTTTGTTTATATATTTAACTCTTTGTCTCTTCCCGTGTAGTCCATCTTTATTTCTAATTTGTACGCTAATGATCGAGAAACCTTCACATTTTAATTCTGCGGAAAACTCTCTCCTTACATGGAGTTTCACGAGGGGATAATAGGATGGTATAATTTATCCAAGTTAAACGATCATTTTAAGGATATATGCCATCTCGCTTCTattgggttttttgtttttgttttttgtcttgcATTTTAAACGGATACTTCTTGTTTATCAATCGTTAGGTCAGCGGTTGTCACGATAAATGGAGCCATAGGAGGTGGAATTGTCGGGACAGCTTACAGGTGTGTTTAATACGGCCTTCCAAATCAAACATTCTTAACTTAACAACAAAACATCACTGACTTGCTTTATTTTCCATTAGCTACTTACAAGGACCATGATAAACCCGAAAGAGACCAAGTTCAAACAATgaacatgaaatcgaggctcagagaaataaaaataagtatttgtatgagtttattccctaGAGCCTCGATATGATGCCTTTTGCTTAGGACTGTAAATTGAATTGGGCTATTAGCAGAACTATTTTAGACAAGTTAGGCCGGCTACTTCAGTACACTGCACAAAACAAATCGTAGATACATGTACTTTTTGTCTTTGGCCAACAAAGCTTGTACAAAATAATTTGCGCAAAACAAAATTAGGAAAAAATAACGGTGAAAAGGGAATAACAGTTGCAGAAATACGGACtgtaaaagtgaaaaaaaaaaagacaggcGAACAACAGAAAGTACAAAGAAGAACTTCACAGGAAAGTAGagagattttaaaaagactttatttttattttattagatCCAGTCAAAGTAAGGGCATGTACTTAGAAACGTTTATCTCAGTTCTACTCGAAAACTCTGGGAACTCCGTTTTTACGAACACCGTTTTTTCTTATTGTTTGTGAGGAACAGTCAATTCAAGGCCACCGATCAGAAATTTCGGCGTATACATAAAGCTAAGATCAAGCGCACTGGTGTGACGAGAAAGTGGCGCGCGACTTTTGCGAACTAATATCCTCAGCTGAATACATGAAAGCAAAACACAAGCGCCACTGAGATGTAAAGACGAATAAAAGTTGTCTTTGGCATACAGTACTTCCCTATTTGATAATGAAGTTGTTACTGCCCCGCAAGCAGAAGTTTCCGATCATGTCCGGCTTTCGTTTTTGTCGGCTGTCTTTAGCGCAACTTTTCCTTATCCCGCAAGAAAAATCTACGTCTTGAAACGATTCCTCTTTTTGTTGAACATACCGCTTTCCAACAAAATTCTGAGGTTTTTAAAATGCCACTTCCCTGTAATTGGCCATAAGAAAAGcctttttccgcgctttgtggTTTGAATGACAGGAAAAGTTACTATTTGACCAAACACGGAGATTTGGTTTGTTTTAAGATAGTCGTTTCTATAGTGACGGAAGCGTACTGCAAAAAGAGTCTTTTTTCTAGCAGGTTTTTCTAGCAGGGAAATAAATAAGCAGCTGTTAATACACCCTTAAAAGAAGACTAAAGCGACAACGACGATATAAGAAACAGGTTTTTTCTAGACGTTTTTCAATATAATTTCCACTCCGAACGGTTTTTGTGTCCTTCTCCTTACTAAATAGATACATTTGAATGAATATTTCATGTTATTTAACTCTTCCTCTCCAGTTACATGACCTACAAAAAGCAGATAAATATTCCCATTTTCGTCACTGGTATCCTGTCAGGCCTTGTCGGCATTACAGGTAAGTAAAGGAGTTTTGTCAGTTGTATTTCTTTAAGCTAAAAGTACAGTTGGTGGAGCCGTTTGCCAAAACATTTAGCATCAGCACGGTTGATAAGGGAAAAGGACAACTGATCATGAGAAAGATTCAAAGTGTGGCGTCTCAAAAATTGACCGTTTTTATAGTGGAGACGCATTATCCGTCTGGATGAACTTGGTCAAACGTTTGTTAATTAATTGTTCGTCTGGTTATGCGTCTCTATTATTAGAACGGGCACTAGACAAATTATCCGTCTAGAAGAACTATCTTTCGTTGTGCGTCTTGAACGACGAATAACACGAGAGACGCATAACTCGTcgggacggattatgcgtctctaggaTAAAAACGGCCATTAGGCTGCACTCAATAGACGTTCGAATTGGGGTTATATTTTTCGTAAGTGATAAAGAATGCTCCTCAAACACTTAAAGCGTATACGATCTGATTGTTTTGAGGGCGGTTTCTTCTATATGTTTTTATCCATGTTAATCCGCCATTGAAAACACACTTACTTTGCTTAAAAAATTGTCACGAGGACGACCGGGAACAAGATtagaccaagagaaaatgaggggacagagaaggaggctcccggtccagcccttgggatatgtcatgtccacgaaagttatttttagacgagcggaagtcttccgagacgtccgcatgcaggccaacctcggtccgatgtttgaaagaaaatatatattcatcagccttccacgcgcgccatcattttctcttttcactaagaacctgagagcgaggcaagactgcatgcggacgtctcagaagacaaaCTTctgctagaacaaagacttccgctcgtctaaaaataactttcgtggacataacatatcccggccaacgccttgagcctccctctctgtcccctcattttctctccATTAGACTTGTGAAATCACCGATTGTTTGCAAATGCATATTTTGGTCACTTTGCGGTCATAAAAGTGTGGGCGACTTGTTCTCGTTCTTCGGAATCAGTAATCTTCTTGTGAACTTACTTTGACAGCCATTTGCACTCTCGCACGTCCCTGGGAAGGTCTTTTAATAGGTGCCATTGGAGCATTGCTGGCATGCCCTTGTTGTGCTCTTCTGGACCGGCTCAAAATCGACGACCCTGTCGGTTGCGTACCAACACATGCAGTTGCAGGAATCTGGGGCTTAGTGGCCGTAGCCTTCTTTGCAGAGAAAGACATCCTTCAAGCCGACTTTATGGGTGAATTTGGAATCTTTAAGGGTGGTAGTTGGCGCTTTTTCGGCGTGCAACTTTTAGCGGCCGTGTCAATTTCTGCCTGGTCTGCATTAACAACTTACCTTGAACTACTATTCGTAGATAAGGTGGTCGGATTGCGCATGAGCTTAGAGGACGAATTGCTTGGCGCGGACCATATTGAGCATGGAATCGAGTACGGAAATCCAACTCCCTGTTGCACAGCAAAGGTCAACTGCCAAGGCAACCACACTGGTATGGATAACACTGCGTATAATGCGGACGAAGAGATTGAGCGTCCACCAACAACTCCAGGCTTGCATCTTGATCCACTGGAAAGAAACCCTAATGATCCGGGAAATTACGATCTGAAGACTCTAGCATGGCAATGACGAAAAAACCTTCAGTGCAGGCAGGACACTTAAAGGGAAcgtccactaaaacaacaaaataactttaaaccacagaacatagtgttttcaattaaagttgttcaactttttcaaatgaaagcgtTGGTAtttgaaaaaattgaatttcaaaaacgcttgttttggctttcaaatttcaccgtcgccgccatcttgaataattgtgacgtgcgtggttgccctattgttctgacacaaacaGCGTTTGTTCTGAAGCAATAGGGCAACCACagcggcaacgagaacgtcacaaattagcATATTTagagggcaaaaacaatagctttgcacgccctgcacgtgcgtttttcatttttgtccaatgatttctttgccgtcgtcagcaaaacaacaacgggaaataaccaaatttgaggttttatggaggacgcgGACGTCAGCCCCTGGAGAcaaaggttgtttaccatttaccacaaaaatccggaaattttggttggaatgtaaatggtaagcctattttggtcttcccaaacggaaaatttccggagaaaacggaatttcttgaaaggtggtccaaaattcccaaaccaaatttccaaacggaaaacgtGTTTATCATTTGCATACtcccatgattttgcctccctccagactctctcgtTAACCTTGAAaggattttgtaaatggtacacgcCGATCCCcactaaatttcccattcgggagtttttgctcaccatttgaacaaacctaggACCAACCGCTTcctgcttgtaaatggtaaacaaccaaatATTTCTTTTCCCCCTGAACTAAGCTtgactcatatcggtttcattcctgagggaccaCCACAacattgtcatgttaaaaagcttggaatagtcgcgaagtgattgcaataacgcgaatttatgttttgagatgacgttttcgttgcctttcccatcgtcgttgctaaagctccctaaattaccaagatggcggcgcccgggtaatttgaaagccaaaacaagcgtttttgaaattaatttatttcgaatataaacgctttcattggaaaaagttggaataattttaattgtaaacattacgttcgttggtttaaagttatttttttgttttagtgatGGTTCCCTTTAAAGATCATTAAATGGCCGGAGAAGAATTAGAAAATTGTTCACTCGGTGTAGTGTTTGCAACACTCCCCATCCTCTCTACCTCAATCAACCATCAGCAGCCACTTTGAGCTGAGAGGACCTATGATCTTTCCCTTAATTTCATGACGAAACAAAAGACCTTTTGGCAATATTTTATATCCGTTCATATTCGACTAAGCTTGAGCGGGATAGAACTCCCTCTTCACAACTGAAGAGATCGTTTTAGGTTTCCTCGGTAATAGAGATGTGTACCAATTCGGGATATTAAatgtaaattaaataaaatcaaatggTTGATGATCAAACAAAAGGCATGTCTGTGatagaaacagaaaaaaattagtACCAAGTGATAAAGCTCTCGGAGCACAAAGTAGAACCAATGAAGCTGATTCTACGAATCGAATTAGGGATTCATTAGTGGAAAGGGAGTTCTTTCCCCACCGCCTCAACCCAGCTAACcgcaaactgaatttatttcaTGGGCTATTCAAAGCAAAATTTTAAGAAGACTAAAGAAAAATAGATTTTCTGTAGTTTAATGTCACGTGAAACTGAAGTGAAGATCATTCAATTTGTATTCAttcataaagaaaaaaaaatgcggtAAAAACGAAAGACTatttctttgtaattttatgcaaaaaaatcaataaaatgatatatatatatatatatatcaaagaTGTAAAAAGATGGTCGCTTCCTTGCTGTTTAAGCTCAGTTTATTCTGACGCTAAACAAGAGTTGTACAGCTTTAACACGTAAGAAActtgagaaaagaaaatattcttttatttacaattaaatgCATCAATTTCAACGTTACAACTGTCCATGCAGCAGTACTTTataaataaaccccttcggGCGGATGGTATGTCGGCTCATGATGTCCGCGCCTGAGAGATCGTccaaaaaatgaatatttggccgagaagcgaagcgaagcgaagcttcgagggcaaatatgaaattttgaaaacatcTGGAACTGTTAGCCTTGATTTATTATTGGTTATCACCAATACTATTACAATCTAGTTTTTCTTGGGCTACAATTAAATGTCCAGCATTAAAATCAAATAATCTGTGGGTTACAATAATTTGATTATTGTCGCTGATTGCAATTCAATAATTTCTGGGTTATAATTGTCCctagcattacaacacttaagccttgttttcactagcgacgcaagcataaacacaagaagcatacgcaaactcagtagtTTGTTGATCATTAGAGCCTTttgttagaacaatagacacCAATTAACAACAAGCGAATGCGCTTGCGTGTGTGTTTGTG
This window harbors:
- the LOC137999799 gene encoding putative ammonium transporter 3, which gives rise to MMNETEYDYDGKVKNEDAVWILTNSFIILTMQSGFGLLESGMVSLKNEANIMVKNAVDVVFGGLSYWMFGYAFSFGKGNLGNPFCGIGYFFTDADDKEMGQVYSEYFFQLSFATTATTIVSGAMAERIKLKAYILYSFLNTLTYSFPAHWVWGETGWLRQLGAIDIAGCSAVHLVGGVSGLVATMMLKPRYGKFDANAPPKQMASPTNVVLGTFMLWWGWLGFNCGSTFGVTGMKWKLASRSAVVTINGAIGGGIVGTAYSYMTYKKQINIPIFVTGILSGLVGITAICTLARPWEGLLIGAIGALLACPCCALLDRLKIDDPVGCVPTHAVAGIWGLVAVAFFAEKDILQADFMGEFGIFKGGSWRFFGVQLLAAVSISAWSALTTYLELLFVDKVVGLRMSLEDELLGADHIEHGIEYGNPTPCCTAKVNCQGNHTGMDNTAYNADEEIERPPTTPGLHLDPLERNPNDPGNYDLKTLAWQ